One window from the genome of Pandoraea fibrosis encodes:
- a CDS encoding TatD family hydrolase, with amino-acid sequence MWIDTHCHLDAAEFDADRATVIAEATAAGVAGLVVPAVECETFDAARAAAGAIAGGAYALGIHPLYTPRARDEDIVTLRRAVERAMGDPRFVGIGEIGLDFFVRTLDPERQQFFYVEQLKIARDFDLPVILHVRRSQDALLKQLRIFTPRGGIAHAFNGSRQQADMFVERGFCLGFGGQMTFDRALQIRRLAVDMPLDALVLETDAPDIAPEWRYKERNSPVELPRIARVLAALRGVSTDTLSQATCANAWRVLPRLPGAMAMTPGDGPAVVTSLIANEPAR; translated from the coding sequence ATGTGGATCGATACCCATTGCCATCTCGATGCGGCCGAGTTCGACGCCGACCGTGCAACTGTCATTGCCGAGGCCACGGCTGCGGGCGTGGCGGGGCTCGTGGTGCCCGCCGTCGAATGCGAGACATTCGATGCGGCGCGCGCTGCCGCAGGGGCCATCGCCGGCGGCGCCTATGCGCTGGGCATTCATCCGTTGTACACGCCACGGGCGCGCGACGAGGATATTGTCACGTTGCGTCGTGCGGTCGAACGGGCGATGGGCGATCCGCGTTTCGTCGGCATTGGCGAAATCGGACTGGATTTTTTCGTCAGGACGCTGGACCCCGAGCGTCAGCAGTTCTTTTATGTCGAGCAGTTGAAGATCGCACGCGATTTCGATCTGCCCGTCATTCTCCATGTGCGCCGTTCGCAGGATGCTTTGCTCAAGCAACTGCGCATCTTCACGCCGCGCGGCGGCATCGCGCACGCCTTCAACGGCAGTCGGCAGCAGGCGGACATGTTTGTCGAGCGGGGCTTCTGTCTCGGGTTCGGTGGGCAAATGACGTTCGACCGTGCGTTGCAGATTCGCCGCCTCGCGGTGGACATGCCGCTCGATGCACTGGTGCTTGAAACCGACGCGCCCGATATTGCGCCGGAATGGCGCTACAAAGAGCGCAACAGCCCGGTGGAGCTTCCCCGTATTGCGCGCGTGCTGGCGGCGCTGCGTGGCGTGTCGACAGACACGTTGTCGCAGGCGACGTGTGCCAACGCGTGGCGGGTGTTGCCGCGACTGCCGGGAGCCATGGCCATGACGCCCGGTGACGGACCTGCCGTTGTCACTTCCCTGATCGCCAACGAACCTGCGCGCTGA
- a CDS encoding DNA internalization-related competence protein ComEC/Rec2, which translates to MRLVLLAWVAGVWWLQQASALPAEKWLAAATGLVVGVLAACICWAVMRSRRAAGVPSAGAGAHLDQGDASAGAGWRQRCAVTVLALCAGVLGYSWAAFRAEARLSDRLSAGLEAKDLMVVGTVAALPVPTGDGLRFAFDVEHAYLVTDECVVPAPDVQEAGPAARDSRRHAEGGLAGCRAVHVPKHIELVWPGRAFGRQPGKSNRDAGQSQRLLPRSEVPSGAGRPRAGERWRLPVRLKPPRGFANWHGFDAELMALARGIRATGYVHASDGARRPLAARGAWRVQSGPMPGYRFAAWRERLRDDFRTALGPSARYGGVLMALALGERGDIADDDWQVFADTGVSHLLAISGLHVSLVAGVFAAVVGTFWRRACGRRFCLPLWWPAPKAAAVAGLLAAVAYGAVAGWGVPVRRAVGMVAIVVLALLSGRFAAPSYVLMWALAVIVTLDPWAVVTPGLWLSFGAVAALVLAARRRDRWRKAAQRAMPYAVLWQAARAQYAVTIGLVPLTLAWFGAVPLLGPLANAVAIPVMTLIVTPLALASLLLPATLAYWALAFAHGVVVWLAEWLGMLAALPWSVWRAAVAPGWVQLAAVGGVILCLVPLPVAWRKVAVLRAGIRVAGFALMAPAWLASSPRPGAEGFRVTMLDIGQGNAVLVETATRTLLFDAGPPLGRRSDAGRRVIVPYLRAHGVGRLDRLVVSHAHDDHFGGALSVLKAYSHAQVFSSLPATHRVRRAAGAHRTCLAGQQWTWDGVTFRFLHPDPATLREGWDGRIGPNGVSCVLRVSNGKHSALLAADAEAPQEHAMLARYGARLRSDILLVPHHGSLTSSTAAFVAAVSPDHAVFQTGYRNRFGHPRPAVVARYRAAGARIWQTVAHGGVRFSITRDGVEVQSYRADYRRYWHAALTGESDEPGIVSRVSAADAPDAPNAVSVGEIGSEPLGGADV; encoded by the coding sequence ATGAGACTGGTGCTGCTTGCGTGGGTCGCAGGTGTCTGGTGGTTGCAACAGGCGTCGGCGCTTCCCGCGGAAAAATGGTTGGCTGCGGCGACAGGCCTTGTCGTGGGCGTGTTGGCGGCGTGCATCTGCTGGGCAGTGATGCGAAGCCGACGTGCCGCTGGGGTCCCGTCGGCGGGGGCCGGCGCTCACCTTGACCAAGGGGATGCATCTGCCGGCGCCGGATGGCGTCAACGGTGCGCGGTGACGGTGCTTGCGCTTTGTGCGGGTGTGCTGGGGTATTCGTGGGCGGCGTTTCGGGCGGAAGCGCGATTGAGCGATCGGTTGTCTGCCGGGCTTGAGGCGAAGGATCTGATGGTGGTCGGCACCGTGGCGGCGTTGCCCGTGCCGACGGGCGACGGACTGCGATTTGCATTCGATGTGGAGCATGCATATCTCGTGACTGACGAGTGCGTGGTGCCCGCGCCGGACGTGCAGGAGGCTGGGCCAGCGGCGCGGGACAGCCGACGACACGCTGAAGGCGGTTTGGCGGGGTGCCGCGCGGTGCATGTGCCGAAGCACATCGAATTGGTTTGGCCGGGGCGCGCTTTCGGTCGTCAGCCGGGCAAAAGCAATCGTGACGCGGGGCAGTCGCAACGTCTGTTACCCCGCAGCGAGGTGCCATCGGGCGCCGGACGTCCGCGAGCCGGCGAACGATGGCGGCTGCCCGTGCGCCTGAAGCCGCCGAGAGGTTTCGCGAACTGGCACGGATTCGACGCCGAATTGATGGCACTCGCCCGGGGCATCCGCGCGACGGGATATGTCCACGCGTCCGATGGCGCACGTCGGCCGCTGGCGGCAAGGGGCGCATGGCGTGTGCAATCCGGGCCCATGCCGGGATATCGATTTGCCGCTTGGCGCGAGCGATTGCGTGACGATTTTCGCACCGCGCTTGGGCCATCGGCACGGTACGGTGGCGTGTTGATGGCGCTCGCGCTGGGAGAGCGCGGCGACATTGCCGATGACGACTGGCAGGTGTTTGCCGACACCGGCGTGAGCCATCTGCTGGCGATCTCGGGGCTGCACGTTTCGCTCGTTGCGGGGGTGTTCGCGGCGGTTGTCGGAACATTCTGGCGACGGGCGTGCGGCCGGCGATTCTGCTTGCCACTGTGGTGGCCGGCGCCGAAGGCCGCAGCAGTGGCCGGTCTGCTTGCTGCCGTGGCATACGGCGCGGTGGCGGGGTGGGGCGTGCCGGTACGTCGAGCCGTCGGTATGGTGGCGATTGTGGTGCTGGCTCTGCTCAGCGGCCGATTTGCTGCGCCATCCTACGTGCTGATGTGGGCGTTGGCTGTCATCGTCACGCTCGATCCGTGGGCAGTCGTCACGCCGGGCTTGTGGCTCTCGTTCGGTGCCGTGGCTGCACTGGTTCTGGCGGCGAGACGTCGCGATCGATGGCGCAAGGCGGCGCAGAGAGCCATGCCATATGCCGTCCTCTGGCAAGCGGCGCGCGCCCAGTATGCGGTCACGATCGGGCTGGTGCCGTTGACGCTTGCATGGTTCGGCGCCGTGCCGTTGCTGGGGCCGCTGGCGAATGCCGTGGCCATCCCGGTGATGACATTGATCGTGACGCCACTGGCGCTGGCGAGTCTGCTTCTGCCCGCGACGTTGGCGTACTGGGCCCTGGCGTTCGCGCATGGCGTTGTCGTCTGGCTGGCGGAATGGCTTGGCATGCTCGCCGCATTGCCTTGGTCGGTGTGGCGTGCTGCTGTGGCGCCGGGGTGGGTGCAACTGGCGGCAGTCGGCGGCGTGATCCTGTGTCTTGTGCCGCTGCCCGTGGCATGGCGCAAGGTCGCGGTTTTGCGGGCCGGCATACGCGTTGCGGGCTTTGCGTTGATGGCACCGGCCTGGCTGGCGTCGTCGCCGCGCCCGGGGGCAGAGGGGTTTCGCGTCACCATGCTCGATATCGGACAAGGCAACGCCGTGCTCGTCGAAACGGCAACACGCACGCTGCTCTTTGACGCCGGGCCGCCGTTGGGCCGGCGCAGCGATGCAGGACGTCGCGTGATCGTGCCCTATTTGCGAGCGCATGGGGTCGGACGGCTCGACCGGCTCGTCGTCAGTCATGCCCACGACGATCACTTTGGGGGGGCGTTGAGCGTACTGAAGGCGTATTCGCACGCACAGGTATTTTCCTCGCTGCCGGCAACGCATCGGGTACGCCGGGCCGCAGGGGCGCATCGGACATGCCTAGCGGGGCAACAGTGGACGTGGGACGGCGTGACGTTCCGCTTCTTGCACCCGGACCCGGCGACGTTGCGCGAGGGTTGGGACGGGCGCATCGGGCCGAACGGCGTGAGTTGTGTGCTGCGCGTATCGAACGGCAAGCACAGCGCGCTACTTGCGGCGGATGCCGAGGCGCCACAGGAGCACGCCATGCTGGCACGATACGGCGCGCGTTTGCGCTCGGACATTCTGCTCGTGCCGCATCACGGGAGCCTGACCTCCTCGACGGCGGCATTCGTGGCCGCCGTGTCGCCGGACCACGCGGTGTTTCAAACGGGTTACCGCAATCGGTTTGGACACCCGAGGCCTGCCGTCGTCGCGCGTTATCGGGCAGCCGGTGCCCGCATCTGGCAAACCGTGGCGCATGGGGGCGTCCGGTTTTCGATCACGAGAGACGGGGTCGAGGTGCAGTCCTATCGTGCGGATTACCGGCGCTACTGGCACGCTGCCTTAACGGGCGAGTCTGATGAGCCGGGCATCGTGAGCAGGGTAAGTGCCGCCGATGCTCCGGATGCCCCAAATGCAGTGTCTGTAGGGGAAATCGGCAGCGAGCCTCTCGGCGGTGCCGATGTCTGA